The following are encoded together in the Anopheles nili chromosome 3, idAnoNiliSN_F5_01, whole genome shotgun sequence genome:
- the LOC128722638 gene encoding dyslexia-associated protein KIAA0319-like protein, whose amino-acid sequence MVAGREWILLVSALVATRIPLVDCGLADDAKEEQHAPTAAVLSGIEKCPRMMHYVFDGYAPMGNKNAGNYTENSQATSLETCVRDCCRKGPNCHTAFIFNETCYHVKCISNEMCLPAKRETSSTLRMVLVNPVEDGLSGASWWEVLKKTQEKHLLANGAAPVPMPEEDGEENLLGKLAEMYNLANGVVRTRGENKYSLPSVEDIYRGQYKSLDYGAPGAGFEKYANNYIRDQYDEEAEESKFYSETKALGSMRPCDVTREDSCPRNEVCVRVVSSLHQGICTCPEGFERGEKDMCRSKEPLVEQAIGSSIAVPQMLSAQKLTMENGDTGDSEDPLQTPMRSSKELTVSVASKDVRLPTNEATLSAYVIPDEKMSGDKYNYLWTLVSQPKGDNNSTIADPTKSIAKLSGLAEGLYQFKVTVSGQNGSYGEGFMNITVLPEQKINKPPRAVITPTNQPVRLPNHEAILDGSASSDDVKIIRWQWVLAQGPLGYQPELPEVSTLQLKDLTIAGNYTFNLTVVDEQGLSNSTTAIIQVLKEIDYPPEANAGKNVILYLPNNNVTLNGSLSKDDNGIVAWEWTKTSTNQSKAVDMQNTRTPFLQLSNLEEGVYAFELKVTDAKNQSSTSMVHVFVKPPTNRPPIAKAGTNGTTIYLPQNWATLNGSESSDDIKIATYSWQQVSGPNTALIANANASTANATGLTIGDYVFELTVSDEANNNASDRVRITLVQEKNTPPVANAGGDQTVTLPTNVLVLNGSRSSDDLGIVRYSWTREPGSLAIGTIIDDSDTKPALILTNIVTGRYVFKLTVYDGQGLSASDTVSIIVRPDPLLMSLVEVTITTEATVLTAAELDSIEQKLTLLIGDNMAKLHVRELKVEPRTGQVVIVFYVEKKYGLEDKERQELMPALEVERILKEKFWRDYTILGTSVVGIRTTVCQNECSGHGVCNAETRECICQSFWMPDVFYFWGIAEANCDWSILYVIVGVLIVFFVLSGICWGITCLCRRSAKPRTRPKPQKYSLLQTHDEELPSFNRTGTTISDSETDSDVLFESRSRQNGVIPGRSGNGGLPNGELRNGGGGHPKYGVTRLGRRIKA is encoded by the exons ATGGTTGCGGGTCGAGAATGGATTTTGCTGGTGTCGGCGCTGGTTGCAACCAGAATTCCGTTGGTCGATTGCGGGCTCGCTGACGATGCTAAGGAGGAACAACATGCTCCGACGGCGGCAGTGCTGTCGGGCATAGAGAAATGTCCTCGCATGATGCACTACGTCTTCGACGGCTATGCGCCGATGG gaaataaaaatgctgGGAATTACACGGAAAATTCCCAAGCGACTTCACTCGAGACGTGTGTGAGAGACTGCTGCCGCAAAGGGCCAAACTGTCACACGGCGTTTATATTTAATGAAACGTGCTACCATGTAAAGTGTATCAGCAACGAGATGTGCCTTCCGGCGAAGAGAGAGACCTCGTCGACGTTGCGCATGGTGCTAGTTAACCCGGTCGAGGATGGCCTATCCGGTGCCTCATGGTGGGAGGTGCTGAAAAAGACACAAGAAAAGCATCTTCTAGCGAATGGAGCAGCTCCGGTGCCGATGCCCGAAGAGGATGGCGAGGAAAACCTTTTGGGAAAACTCGCGGAGATGTACAACTTGGCGAACGGTGTGGTGCGGACACGAGGCGAAAACAAGTACAGTCTCCCATCCGTTGAAGACATTTACCGAGGACAATATAAATCGCTCGACTACGGAGCTCCGGGAGCAGGATTCGAGAAGTACGCCAACAATTACATCCGCGATCAGTACGACGAGGAAGCTGAAGAGAGCAAGTTCTACTCGGAGACGAAGGCGCTTGGCTCCATGCGGCCGTGCGATGTAACGCGCGAGGATTCATGTCCAAGGAACGAAGTCTGCGTTCGCGTGGTTTCATCCCTCCACCAAGGCATCTGTACGTGTCCTGAGGGGTTCGAGCGCGGTGAGAAGGATATGTGCCGTTCAAAGGAACCATTGGTGGAACAAGCTATCGGAAGCTCGATTGCTGTCCCGCAGATGCTGTCCGCACAAAAGCTTACGATGGAAAACGGTGACACCGGCGATTCGGAAGACCCGCTGCAGACACCGATGCGATCTTCGAAGGAGCTGACCGTATCTGTGGCCTCGAAGGATGTGCGTCTTCCGACGAATGAGGCCACCTTGTCCGCATACGTGATACCTGACGAGAAAATGAGCGGAGATAAGTACAACTATCTGTGGACGTTGGTATCGCAGCCCAAGGGCGACAACAATAGCACCATCGCGGACCCAACGAAGTCCATCGCGAAGTTGTCGGGGCTAGCCGAGGGTTTATATCAATTTAAGGTAACGGTCAGTGGCCAGAACGGCTCGTACGGCGAAGGTTTTATGAACATCACCGTGTTACCGGAGcagaaaattaataaacctCCTCGGGCGGTCATAACTCCCACGAACCAACCTGTACGGCTGCCGAATCACGAAGCCATCCTGGATGGGAGCGCTTCGAGCGACGACGTCAAAATTATCCGCTGGCAGTGGGTGCTGGCCCAAGGCCCACTCGGGTACCAGCCCGAGCTGCCAGAGGTGAGCACACTTCAGCTGAAGGACCTCACGATAGCCGGCAACTACACGTTCAATCTGACCGTAGTAGACGAGCAGGGACTAAGCAACAGCACGACGGCCATCATACAAGTGCTGAAGGAAATCGACTATCCGCCGGAAGCAAATGCGGGAAAAAACGTTATACTATACCTACCGAACAATAACGTCACGTTGAATGGGTCACTTAGCAAGGACGACAATGGCATCGTGGCGTGGGAATGGACAAAAACCAGCACGAACCAGTCGAAGGCGGTCGATATGCAGAACACACGGACTCCGTTCTTGCAACTATCCAATCTGGAGGAGGGAGTGTACGCGTTTGAGCTGAAGGTGACGGATGCAAAGAACCAGAGCAGCACCTCGATGGTCCACGTATTCGTGAAACCGCCCACGAATCGTCCACCAATTGCCAAAGCAGGCACGAACGGGACCACGATCTATCTACCGCAGAACTGGGCCACGCTTAATGGAAGCGAATCAAGCGATGACATAAAAATTGCAACGTATTCCTGGCAACAAGTTTCCGGTCCCAATACAGCGCTGATCGCTAACGCTAACGCTTCT ACGGCGAATGCGACCGGTTTAACGATAGGAGACTACGTGTTTGAGCTGACCGTATCAGATGAAGCTAACAACAATGCCAGCGATCGGGTGCGTATAACGTTGGTGCAggagaaaaacaccccaccggtGGCGAATGCCGGAGGGGATCAAACGGTGACGCTGCCCACCAATGTGCTCGTGCTGAATGGCAGTCGATCGAGCGACGATCTCGGTATAGTGCGGTACAGCTGGACGCGGGAACCGGGCAGTCTTGCGATTGGGACAATAATCGACGACAGCGACACCAAACCGGCGCTGATT TTGACGAACATCGTTACCGGACGATACGTTTTTAAGCTGACCGTTTACGATGGGCAAGGCCTGTCCGCTTCCGACACCGTTAGTATTATCGTGCGCCCGGACCCGTTGCTGATGAGTTTGGTAGAGGTAACCATCACGACCGAGGCCACCGTACTGACGGCGGCCGAGTTGGATTCGATCGAGCAGAAGCTAACCCTGCTGATAGGCGATAATATGGCAAAACTGCACGTTCGAGAGTTGAAGGTGGAACCGAGGACTGGTCAAGTGGTGATCGTATTTTACGTAGAGAAAAAATACGGCCTCGAA GATAAGGAACGACAAGAGCTGATGCCCGCACTGGAGGTGGAGCGAATACtgaaggaaaagttttggcGGGACTACACCATCCTAGGGACGTCGGTTGTGGGCATTCGAACGACGGTTTGCCAGAACGAGTGCTCGGGGCACGGCGTGTGCAATGCCGAAACACGGGAGTGCATTTGCCAAAGCTTCTGGATGCCGGATGTTTTCTACTTCTGGGGTATCGCCGAGGCCAATTGTG ATTGGTCAATATTGTACGTTATTGTCGGCGTATTGATAGTATTCTTCGTGTTGTCCGGAATTTGCTGGGGAATCACTTGCCTTTGCCGACGGTCGGCGAAGCCTCGTACGAGACCCAAACCGCAGAAGTACTCATTGTTACAGACGCACGACGAGGAATTGCCTTCCT TTAATCGCACGGGAACGACTATTTCCGATAGCGAAACCGATTCGGACGTCCTGTTCGAGAGCCGATCGCGACAAAACGGCGTCATACCGGGACGGTCCGGTAACGGAGGCCTTCCGAATGGGGAACTGCGGAACGGAGGTGGTGGACATCCGAAGTATGGCGTCACGCGACTTGGACGCCGTATAAAGGCTTAA
- the LOC128723447 gene encoding SUMO-activating enzyme subunit 2 encodes MAAQLEGVFEAGLQEKITKSKVLVVGAGGIGCEILKNLVLTGFQDIEIIDLDTIDVSNLNRQFLFHKEHVGKSKANVARESALAFNPNAKIKAYHDSITTNNYGVNFFQQFSIVLNALDNRAARSHVNRLCLTADVPLIESGTAGYNGQVELIKRGVTPCYECFPQPAQKTYPGCTIRNTPSEPIHCIVWAKHLFNQLFGESNEDEDVSPDTADPEAGADAGNEALSKEANEKGNVDRVNTRTWAKQCDFDAEKIYNKLFFDDINYLLSMSNLWKNRTPPQPSKWDTVMEEDDGIIEDSVQRDQKVLSQAQSVKVFEESIQALKKSFSKLSEEDHLVWDKDDKDAMDFVAACANIRAQIFGIPRKSRFEIKSMAGNIIPAIATTNAITAGIVVMRAFRVLKEAYEKCNTVYVRLRVNGRNQFIVPENNIIPPNPKCYVCAAKPEVVLKVDTKNLTVREFRDEILIKALNMISPDVILDGTGTIVISSEEGETDCNNEKKLDEMKIVNGCILKADDFLQNYELSITILHKDPGREEAAFEIVADPDSLKPKEAESKPTAPVPDDAQPSTSSGLNGSSNGKQQPANEDDEDDLCIVEDDDDEKPSTSKGKPAAAAGGSGVEKRKHVQEADEPASKKAKVSAHEVDDDDDDDDDDLIIMD; translated from the exons ATGGCTGCCCAGCTTGAAGGTGTTTTCGAGGCGGGACTGCAGGAGAAAATTACCAAATCCAAGGTGCTGGTAGTCGGTGCCGGTGGTATTGGATGTGAGATTTTAAAAAATCTCGTTCTCACGGGATTTCAAGATATTGAAATC ATCGATTTGGATACGATTGATGTGAGCAATCTGAACCgacaatttttattccacaagGAGCACGTCGGCAAATCAAAAGCGAATGTCGCTCGAGAGAGTGCACTCGCTTTTAACCCAAATGCGAAGATTAAGGCATACCATGACAGTATTACGAC CAACAACTATGGCGTAAATTTTTTCCAACAATTTTCGATCGTTCTTAATGCACTAGATAATCGTGCCGCGCGGAGTCATGTAAATCGCTTATGCTTGACAGCTGATGTTCCGTTGATCGAATCAGGAACGGCTGGGTATAATGGGCAGGTTGAACTAATTAAGCGCGGTGTTACACCGTGCTACGAATGTTTTCCCCAACCGGCGCAAAAAACATACCCTGGATGCACCATCCGTAACACACCGTCAGAACCTATTCATTGTATTGTTTGGGCAAAGCATCTGTTCAA TCAGCTATTTGGCGAGAGTAATGAAGATGAAGACGTTTCGCCGGACACGGCTGATCCGGAAGCTGGCGCGGACGCTGGCAATGAAGCCCTATcaaaggaagcaaacgagAAGGGAAACGTTGATCGTGTCAACACACGCACCTGGGCGAAGCAGTGCGATTTTGATGCAGAGAAGATCTACAATAAACTGTTCTTCGATGACATCAACTACTTGCTTAGTATGTCGAATCTGTGGAAGAACCGTACTCCGCCACAACCTTCGAAATGGGATACAGTGATGGAAGAAGATGACGGCATCATCGAAGACAGTGTCCAGCGGGATCAGAAAGTGCTGAGTCAGGCACAGTCAGTAAAAGTATTCGAGGAAAGCATCCAGGCACTGAAgaaatcattttcaaaactTTCGGAAGAGGACCATCTGGTGTGGGACAAAGACGACAAAGATGCGATGGATTTTGTGGCAGCATGTGCGAATATTCGTGCTCAAATATTTGGCATTCCAAGAAAGAGCCGATTTGAAATCAAAT CTATGGCAGGAAACATTATACCGGCGATTGCAACAACCAACGCTATCACGGCAGGCATAGTCGTCATGCGTGCATTCCGCGTGCTGAAGGAAGCGTACGAAAAATGCAATACTGTGTACGTGCGTTTACGGGTGAACGGGCGCAATCAGTTCATTGTACCAGAGAATAATATCATTCCTCCGAATCCGAAGTGCTACGTGTGCGCCGCCAAGCCCGAGGTCGTGTTGAAAGTCGACACGAAGAACTTGACCGTCCGCGAATTTcgtgatgaaattttaatcaaagcCTTGAACATGATCAGTCCGGATGTTATTCTGGACGGTACAGGCACGATCGTGATTTCATCGGAGGAGGGAGAAACGGACTGCAACAACGAGAAGAAACTAGATGAGATGAAGATAGTCAATGGGTGCATTTTGAAGGCGGACGATTTCCTCCAAAATTATGAGCTCAGCATCACGATCCTACACAAGGACCCCGGGCGCGAGGAAGCCGCCTTTGAAATCGTCGCTGATCCGGATTCGTTGAAACCGAAGGAAGCGGAAAGCAAACCTACGGCACCGGTGCCTGACGATGCCCAGCCATCTACGTCTAGCGGATTGAATGGATCTTCAAATGGCAAACAGCAACCTGCCAATGAAGACGACGAAGATGATCTGTGCATAGtggaggacgatgacgacgagaaACCCTCCACATCAAAGGGCAAACCTGCGGCTGCAGCTGGTGGTTCTGGTGTGGAGAAACGAAAGCACGTACAAGAAGCTGACGAACctgcaagcaaaaaagcgaaagtttcGGCGCACGaggtggatgatgatgatgatgatgatgatgatgatttgatCATTATGGATTAA
- the LOC128723130 gene encoding zinc finger protein 813-like: MDYNSAYNKPFCGVSQPHPGSSGFFQQNSTPPTFLKIPNPPAYIKQESVAKSDTAIPGGTVTPPVNYSQNQHYAGQEPEKPFFYGKPFDFQYVPNAFIQPHPQQFTQHHHLHSHATHHHATHGQHHQQLQVQQQQQQLQQHSPAPDTVPSHVHSAQQQVQHMGPQHLQRAQHVTNFHDYPDHSNASSVASAIEPPAYIIQQSPVPLLTNVAMPSPSHSIAASAAPPAAQQGSRFSCETCPKSFDTKAKLSKHAKTHLVQACKQEFKCRMCEKVFRTKSTLICHEKVHGENGVDNNFPCAECGKVFASDEKLQVHRRLHTGEKPYQCKVCMKRFNHQSNLIVHSRIHEKVKKELKCTQCTKVLDNEERLAIHMRVHTGEKPYKCSYCDKRFNHKSTVSTHEKSSHIAANSFKCDRCHKTFNQKCQLQYHEKLQDEQTYTCPLCDKVFCYKAGHEEHMYKVHFPKTKKSHKKRHAGDVGGESNRIVSEGRNKFKCTVCDRRFYYKRALEVHMGVHDATLDVNVLYFSCNYCPETFTDEGPLQKHEAEHVENGTTDFLQNMKALEQTENPENGQGDDEFRCALCFKRFDDRETLHEHHKTHLCQNRDCTKCGPVHDEEFQFTNSTYDANEDTRETVCNVCYRVLPSFEQFQTHFHYHTSRVPFYCYHCRIEFNDKRELYAHTKTHSPRELESYTCEVCAKVFSTKGNFKRHLKSHESVRAFACDRCSKQYDYKSALEAHLKKSHDIKL, from the exons ATGGATTATAACAGTGCGTACAACAAACCATT ctgCGGTGTTTCTCAACCCCATCCTGGTAGTTCCGGTTTCTTTCAACAGAATTCCACACCTCCGACGTTTCTTAAAATCCCTAACCCTCCGGCATACATTAAGCAAGAATCGGTAGCTAAGAGTGATACGGCGATACCTGGGGGAACTGTAACACCACCCGTGAACTACAGTCAGAATCAGCACTATGCCGGGCAGGAACCGGAGAAACCATTTTTCTACGGAAAACCCTTCGATTTTCAGTATGTGCCGAATGCTTTCATACAGCCACATCCTCAGCAATTTACACAGCACCATCACCTGCATTCGCATGCAACTCACCACCATGCGACTCACGGTCAGCATCACCAACAACTCCAggtgcagcaacagcaacaacaactacaacagCATTCTCCTGCTCCTGATACGGTGCCGTCTCATGTACACTCTGCACAGCAACAGGTGCAGCATATGGGACCGCAGCACCTTCAGAGAGCACAGCATGTTACAAATTTTCACGATTATCCAGATCATTCAAATGCTTCCAGCGTAGCTTCCGCTATAGAGCCTCCCGCGTACATAATTCAACAGTCGCCCGTTCCGTTGCTAACCAATGTTGCGATGCCGTCTCCTTCCCACTCGATTGCAGCAAGTGCAGCACCGCCTGCCGCACAGCAGGGATCCCGTTTCAGCTGTGAAACCTGTCCAAAATCGTTCGATACGAAAGCGAAACTGAGCAAACACGCCAAGACGCACTTAGTGCAGGCTTGCAAACAGGAGTTCAAATGTAGGATGTGCGAAAAAGTGTTTCGCACAAAAAGCACACTAATATGCCACGAGAAGGTGCATGGGGAAAACGGCGTGGATAATAACTTCCCGTGTGCCGAGTGCGGCAAGGTGTTTGCATCGGATGAAAAGTTGCAGGTGCATCGTCGATTGCATACTGGAGAAAAACCGTATCAGTGCAAGGTATGCATGAAACGGTTCAACCACCAGTCGAACCTGATCGTGCATTCGCGCATACACGAGAAGGTAAAGAAGGAACTAAAGTGCACACAGTGCACCAAGGTGCTGGACAACGAGGAGCGTTTGGCCATCCATATGCGGGTGCACACTGGCGAAAAACCGTACAAATGTTCGTACTGTGACAAACGCTTCAATCACAAAAGTACGGTCAGCACGCACGAAAAGTCGTCACACATCGCGGCCAACTCGTTCAAGTGCGACCGGTGCCATAAAACGTTCAATCAAAAGTGCCAACTGCAGTACCACGAAAAGCTGCAGGACGAACAGACGTACACGTGTCCGCTCTGCGATAAGGTGTTTTGTTACAAGGCCGGCCACGAGGAGCACATGTACAAGGTGCACTttccgaaaacgaaaaaaagccatAAGAAACGTCACGCTGGTGATGTTGGAGGTGAGAGCAACAGGATAGTCAGCGAGGGCAGAAATAAGTTCAAATGCACCGTTTGCGATCGCCGGTTTTACTACAAACGCGCACTCGAGGTGCATATGGGGGTGCATGACGCTACGCTGGATGTAAACGTACTGTATTTCTCGTGCAATTACTGCCCAGAGACGTTCACGGACGAGGGACCACTGCAAAAGCACGAAGCAGAACACGTGGAAAACGGGACGACAGACTTCCTGCAGAACATGAAAGCGCTCGAGCAGACGGAAAATCCTGAAAACGGACAGGGAGATGACGAATTCCGCTGTGCGCTGTGTTTTAAGCGCTTCGACGATCGAGAGACACTGCACGAACATCACAAAACGCACCTTTGCCAGAACCGGGACTGCACCAAGTGTGGACCGGTGCACGATGAGGAGTTTCAGTTCACAAACAGCACGTACGACGCTAACGAGGACACCCGGGAGACGGTCTGCAACGTTTGTTATCGGGTGCTACCGTCGTTCGAGCAGTTCCAGACCCATTTCCATTACCACACGTCACGTGTTCCGTTCTACTGCTACCATTGCCGGATTGAGTTTAACGATAAGCGCGAGCTGTACGCACACACGAAGACGCATTCTCCGCGCGAGCTGGAGTCGTACACGTGCGAGGTGTGTGCGAAGGTGTTCTCAACGAAGGGCAACTTCAAGCGGCATCTGAAATCTCACGAATCggtgcgtgcgtttgcttgCGACCGATGCTCTAAGCAATACGATTACAAAAGTGCCCTCGAGGCCCATCTGAAGAAATCCCACGATATCAAGCTGTAG
- the LOC128722960 gene encoding facilitated trehalose transporter Tret1-like, translating into MTAEKHCSNGSGTIKPDRKIVKLYLAAIGANIISLSLGTAIGWLSPFLPLLISPDSPLDHGPVTDVQATWIASLLCIGAFCGTFLFGWSAEKFGRKASLLATALPLVGFWGCVAFGTTVEVLYVARLLAGLGAAGVFLLVPMYVTEIAEDRIRGTLGSFFILFLNIGTLLSFVMGSYLSYHLTAYILFALPIVFLVLFLQFPETPQYLIRRNRVRDAESSLKYLRGYTSTPDHLEMLRSEMDGLLVQVSGDKDSSEQSSISLADFAPQSARKALLIGLVLVSLNQLSGCFALINYTAQIFADAGSDLDPNMAAIVVGAIQIIGSYGSTIIVDRCQRKHVYIATCFFAAIGLFVMGTHGYLKSQHVDVSAINWIPVASLSFVIFIASVGLLPLTFVILSEILPPKVRSLGGSLCTAFLWMISFLVVKYFPAMVELIGVHGCMWVFSAVCLTAGLFNAIVIPETRGRSIEQIIHAMENNIKN; encoded by the exons ATGACGGCTGAAAAACACTGCTCGAATGGTTCGGGCACGATCAAACCGGACCGGAAGATTGTCAAGCTGTATTTGGCCGCCATCGGAG CCAACATCATCTCGCTGTCGCTGGGCACCGCGATCGGTTGGTTGTCCCCGTTTCTGCCGCTACTCATCTCACCCGACTCCCCGCTCGACCACGGTCCGGTGACGGACGTACAAGCGACCTGGATCGCGTCCTTGCTCTGTATCGGAGCGTTCTGTGGTACCTTCCTGTTTGGCTGGAGTGCGGAAAAGTTTGGCCGCAAGGCGTCACTGCTGGCGACGGCTCTTCCGTTGGTTGGATTTTGGGGTTGTGTCGCGTTTGGAACCACCGTCGAGGTGCTGTATGTGGCCCGGTTGCTGGCAGGACTTGGAGCGGCTGGTGTTTTCCTGCTGGTGCCTATGTACGTCACCGAAATCGCTGAAGACAG AATCCGCGGTACACTTGGGTCATTCTTCATACTGTTTCTCAACATCGGCACGTTGTTGTCGTTCGTGATGGGAAGCTACCTTTCCTACCACCTGACGGCGTACATCCTGTTTGCTCTTCCCATCGTGTTCTTGGTGCTTTTTCTGCAATTCCCCGAAACGCCACAGTATCTCATCCGCCGGAACCGTGTCCGGGACGCAGAAAGCTCGCTAAAGTACCTGCGTGGGTACACTTCCACGCCCGATCATCTCGAGATGTTGCGATCGGAAATGGACGGTCTACTGGTGCAGGTATCCGGCGATAAGGACAGCTCGGAACAGAGCAGCATTTCATTGGCCGACTTCG CTCCACAATCCGCTCGGAAAGCCCTCCTAATCGGGCTGGTGTTGGTATCGCTCAATCAGCTCTCGGGATGTTTCGCCCTAATCAATTACACCGCACAGATCTTTGCCGACGCCGGTTCCGATCTCGATCCCAACATGGCCGCCATTGTGGTAGGCGCTATACAGATTATCGGCTCGTACGGATCGACAATCATCGTTGATCGTTGCCAGCGCAAG CACGTGTACATTGCAACGTGCTTCTTCGCTGCGATCGGCCTGTTTGTGATGGGGACGCATGGTTATTTGAAGAGCCAACACGTGGACGTTAGTGCCATTAATTGGATCCCGGTCGCTAGCCTGTCGTTTGTCATTTTCATCGCATCCGTCGGGCTGCTGCCGCTGACGTTCGTCATTTTGTCTGAAATTCTTCCACCAAAG GTGCGTAGTCTTGGCGGCTCTTTGTGCACGGCGTTCCTGTGGATGATCAGCTTCCTGGTTGTGAAGTACTTCCCCGCGATGGTCGAACTGATTGGTGTGCATGGCTGTATGTGGGTGTTCAGCGCCGTGTGCCTAACTGCCGGTCTCTTCAACGCCATCGTTATACCAGAGACGCGAGGCCGAAGCATCGAGCAGATCATACACGCAATGGAGAACAACATTAAGAACTAA